TGCGAGCAGGCCATCCTCGACCCCGCGATCGAGCATGCTGTAGCGCGGTTGGTGGATCACGCAGGGGGTGCCCATCTGCCGCAGGATCCGCGCCGCGCGGCGTCCGAGTTCGGCGGGATAGTTCGAGATGCCGACATAGAGCGCCTTGCCCCGGCGGACCGCCGTGTCGAGCGCCCCCATGGACTCCTCCAGCGGTGTGTTCGGATCGGGCCGGTGGTGGTAGAAAATGTCCACATAGTCCAGCCCCAGCCGCTTCAGGCTCTGATCGAGGCTCGCCAGCAGCCCCTTGCGCGAGCCCCATTCGCCGTAAGGGCCCGGCCACATGTAGTAGCCCGCCTTGGTCGCGATCACCAGTTCGTCGCGCCACGCGCCAAAGGTGTTTTTGAGCTGCGCGCCAAACTGGGTCTCGGCCGCGCCTGCGGGCGGACCGTAGTTGTTGGCGAGGTCAAAGTGAGTCACACCGAGGTCGAAAGCCGCAGCGAGGATCTCGCGGCACGAGGCGGATGACACCGCATGGCCAAAATTATGCCAGAGGCCCAGCGAGACGGCCGGCAGCCGGAGACCGCTGCGTCCGCACCGGTTATAGATCATGCCGTTCTCGTAACGCTTCGGATCGGGTTCGTAGTTCATGCTTCGCTCCAGGTGTCATGCGGGTTGCCGCGTGATCGAAGCCGCTGGCCAACAGAGGATCCCGCTGCCGATCGGGACTCCGATGAGCCCCATTCTGCCATATTGTGACGGATGGAACAAGAAGGATGAGAACAACAACAGGAACCGTTACGTGCATGGTGTCTAGACAGTCCCGATCAAACATGCGATACTTCCGGCGCGCGTCTGGAAAGCGCCGAATGCACGGCTGCAGACGGGTGTGCGAGCGAACAGGAATGGGGTTGTAATGAAACGTTTTTCTCTGATACTGGCGGTCGTGGGGGCCGTGACGGCGGTGTGTGGCT
The sequence above is drawn from the Lentisphaerota bacterium genome and encodes:
- a CDS encoding L-glyceraldehyde 3-phosphate reductase, whose translation is MNYEPDPKRYENGMIYNRCGRSGLRLPAVSLGLWHNFGHAVSSASCREILAAAFDLGVTHFDLANNYGPPAGAAETQFGAQLKNTFGAWRDELVIATKAGYYMWPGPYGEWGSRKGLLASLDQSLKRLGLDYVDIFYHHRPDPNTPLEESMGALDTAVRRGKALYVGISNYPAELGRRAARILRQMGTPCVIHQPRYSMLDRGVEDGLLATAEEEGFGVIAFSPLAQGVLTNKYASGVPADSRVGR